The proteins below are encoded in one region of Hordeum vulgare subsp. vulgare chromosome 3H, MorexV3_pseudomolecules_assembly, whole genome shotgun sequence:
- the LOC123445476 gene encoding CST complex subunit STN1-like, protein MDSLHLVHVKLLAADLLTLTPRHTSPASFVRGGRTVARAEVVGVVVSRDRREKFLRFLVDDGTGCVPCILWLNHQYLNANSSSDSDPTGEMASKMSEVVRLGTLLRVRGRIVMYRGAIQIAARDVVLEEDPNVEVLHWLQCVHMAKECYDLALPSV, encoded by the coding sequence ATGGACTCCCTTCATCTTGTGCACGTCAAGCTTCTGGCTGCCGACCTTCTCACGCTAACCCCCCGACATACGTCGCCGGCTTCCTTTGTTCGCGGTGGCCGTACAGTTGCTCGTGCCGAGGTTGTTGGGGTCGTTGTTTCACGTGACCGCAGGGAGAAGTTTCTGCGCTTCCTGGTTGATGATGGCACTGGCTGCGTACCATGTATCCTGTGGCTGAACCACCAGTACCTGAATGCAAACAGCTCATCCGATTCTGATCCAACTGGAGAGATGGCATCGAAAATGTCGGAGGTGGTACGCCTGGGCACCCTGTTGAGGGTTCGTGGGAGGATTGTCATGTATCGTGGTGCAATTCAGATTGCGGCTAGAGACGTGGTCCTAGAGGAGGACCCTAATGTGGAGGTTCTACATTGGTTACAGTGCGTTCACATGGCCAAGGAATGTTACGATCTGGCACTACCTTCTGTTTGA